In Alkalihalobacillus sp. TS-13, the following are encoded in one genomic region:
- a CDS encoding MBL fold metallo-hydrolase — translation MDNTTDIHCITLPTPFTVGDVNVYLINDEKLTLVDTGPKTKEAWEAFLTQINKLGFNVTDIDQVILTHHHPDHVGLADYLKGNGTRFIGLAYNQPWLQKDPAFLEHHDAFYLRVYREMGIEKFHEKAMQRIRGYLDYSCSINIHTIVKEGDRIDGLPGWIVIETPGHAQGHLSLFKEEDGFMIGGDHLIQHISSNALIEPPPIGVQERPKTLLQYRDSLRKLLDLNVNMVYAGHGKPVANPKDLIRKRLVKQEERAGDIRDMIIDQPKTGFEICQNLFPTIFLKELGLTMSETLGHLDLLSRNDQIRVTEQDGVLYFQAKEVM, via the coding sequence TTGGACAATACAACTGATATCCACTGTATTACGTTACCGACTCCCTTTACAGTCGGTGATGTTAATGTATATCTTATAAATGATGAAAAACTGACACTGGTCGATACTGGACCGAAAACGAAAGAAGCGTGGGAAGCATTTCTTACCCAAATCAATAAACTAGGATTCAATGTAACTGATATAGACCAGGTTATACTCACACATCATCATCCAGACCATGTAGGGCTCGCAGATTACTTGAAAGGCAATGGTACGAGATTCATAGGATTAGCTTACAATCAGCCCTGGCTGCAAAAAGATCCGGCCTTTCTTGAACACCATGATGCTTTTTACTTGAGAGTCTATAGAGAAATGGGTATTGAAAAATTCCATGAAAAAGCGATGCAACGTATTCGCGGATATTTGGATTATTCTTGTTCCATCAACATACATACGATCGTAAAAGAAGGAGATCGAATTGATGGCTTACCGGGATGGATCGTTATCGAGACACCGGGTCATGCTCAAGGACATCTCTCCCTTTTTAAAGAGGAGGATGGCTTCATGATCGGTGGTGATCACCTCATACAACACATCTCATCCAATGCCTTGATCGAGCCACCGCCGATCGGTGTTCAGGAACGGCCGAAAACGTTGCTTCAATACCGTGACTCGCTTAGAAAACTACTAGACTTAAACGTCAATATGGTATATGCGGGTCACGGAAAACCAGTTGCAAATCCTAAGGATCTGATTAGAAAACGTTTAGTGAAACAAGAAGAGCGTGCAGGTGATATCAGGGATATGATCATCGATCAACCAAAAACAGGATTTGAAATCTGTCAGAACCTGTTTCCAACAATTTTCCTGAAGGAACTAGGATTGACGATGTCAGAAACGCTTGGCCATCTCGATTTATTGAGCAGAAATGATCAGATCCGGGTTACGGAACAAGATGGTGTTCTTTATTTTCAAGCGAAAGAGGTGATGTAG
- a CDS encoding SDR family oxidoreductase — protein sequence MNDRKIVVITGASSGIGAEMARMVASKGWTPVLMARSFEKLEHLRNEIKNDYKTTALSFQLDIQDKKNIEAVFNQVQHEVGAIDVLINNAGFGVFDYFEDAKMEDIEGMFNTNVLGLMACTKAVLPGMIEQKSGHIINVASQAAKLATVKGSVYAATKHAVLGFANSLRMEVKDYGIYVTTVNPGPMKTNFFTIADKTGQYEKNIAKWMLKPSEVATRVVAAIDKPVREINLPGWMEAGSKLYQLMPAIVERLGKKAFRQK from the coding sequence GTGAACGACAGGAAGATCGTCGTCATCACCGGTGCTTCGAGCGGAATTGGAGCAGAAATGGCAAGAATGGTTGCGTCGAAAGGTTGGACTCCTGTGTTGATGGCCCGATCCTTCGAAAAGCTCGAACACCTTCGCAATGAAATTAAGAACGATTATAAAACGACTGCGCTTAGTTTTCAACTGGATATTCAAGACAAAAAGAACATCGAAGCTGTGTTCAATCAGGTGCAGCATGAGGTTGGAGCGATTGATGTTCTTATAAATAATGCTGGTTTCGGGGTTTTTGATTATTTTGAAGATGCGAAAATGGAAGATATCGAAGGGATGTTCAATACGAATGTCTTAGGCTTGATGGCTTGTACGAAAGCTGTTTTACCTGGAATGATCGAGCAGAAGAGCGGTCATATCATCAACGTCGCCTCCCAAGCTGCAAAGCTGGCAACAGTGAAGGGCAGTGTTTATGCAGCAACGAAACATGCTGTTCTCGGGTTTGCGAACAGTTTACGGATGGAAGTGAAGGATTATGGCATCTATGTCACAACTGTGAATCCAGGTCCGATGAAAACCAATTTTTTCACTATTGCAGACAAAACGGGTCAATATGAGAAGAACATCGCAAAATGGATGCTCAAGCCTAGTGAAGTCGCTACAAGGGTGGTCGCTGCGATTGATAAACCTGTCCGAGAAATCAATCTGCCTGGATGGATGGAAGCAGGCAGTAAGCTGTACCAGCTCATGCCGGCAATCGTTGAGAGGCTGGGAAAAAAAGCATTTCGACAAAAATGA